From the Thermovirga lienii DSM 17291 genome, one window contains:
- a CDS encoding holo-(acyl-carrier-protein) synthase (PFAM: 4'-phosphopantetheinyl transferase superfamily~TIGRFAM: phosphopantethiene--protein transferase domain; holo-[acyl-carrier-protein] synthase~COGs: COG0736 Phosphopantetheinyl transferase (holo-ACP synthase)~InterPro IPR002582: IPR004568: IPR008278~KEGG: aco:Amico_0790 4'-phosphopantetheinyl transferase~PFAM: 4'-phosphopantetheinyl transferase~SPTR: 4'-phosphopantetheinyl transferase;~TIGRFAM: holo-acyl-carrier-protein synthase), translating to MIVKGIGVDICSISRIGTKIKNDEFKRRVFTEEEITYAEGHVTPEVHYASSFAAKEAFAKATRLGLGKVGLKNVWVKRTEKGPILSFSSSIRDFLKKEKMDNVHVSLSHDGGFAVAFVVIEGRE from the coding sequence ATGATCGTTAAAGGTATAGGTGTAGATATCTGCAGCATATCGAGAATAGGCACAAAAATCAAAAATGATGAGTTCAAGAGGAGAGTTTTCACTGAAGAAGAAATCACGTATGCAGAAGGGCACGTAACCCCAGAAGTCCATTACGCTTCCAGCTTTGCTGCCAAAGAAGCCTTTGCTAAGGCCACTAGGCTGGGACTTGGTAAGGTAGGGCTTAAAAACGTATGGGTAAAGCGAACTGAGAAGGGACCAATTTTGAGTTTCTCTTCAAGCATAAGAGATTTTCTGAAGAAAGAAAAAATGGATAACGTCCATGTCAGCCTTTCTCACGATGGGGGCTTTGCAGTAGCCTTTGTTGTCATTGAGGGGAGGGAGTAG
- a CDS encoding RNA methyltransferase, TrmH family, group 3 (PFAM: SpoU rRNA Methylase family; RNA 2'-O ribose methyltransferase substrate binding~TIGRFAM: rRNA methylase, putative, group 3~COGs: COG0566 rRNA methylase~InterPro IPR004441: IPR013123: IPR001537~KEGG: aco:Amico_0782 RNA methyltransferase, TrmH family, group 3~PFAM: tRNA/rRNA methyltransferase (SpoU); RNA 2-O ribose methyltransferase substrate binding~SPTR: RNA methyltransferase, TrmH family, group 3;~TIGRFAM: RNA methyltransferase, TrmH family, group 3): MKSEKNKDGNKQEGKNLEDICYGKNAVISLLEEHPERCLSTYISTNAHGGVYQKILALCKERGIPCHRVPKEHLDRQTNFSNHQGVMVKTSPLDVSGMEKFYEITERGKEGPLLFVVLDHVEDVQNFSSIIRSAEVLGAAAVVFPKRRSALPTGTVLKVSSGAAARLPLIRVNSVFHALEIMKENNFWVIGLDMEGENLCNLELPKRLVLVVGSEGRGLSKTAKKACDELAKIPMAGKTGSLNAAVAASIGIYEWRRSVDKL, encoded by the coding sequence ATGAAGAGCGAGAAGAATAAGGACGGTAATAAGCAAGAAGGGAAGAACCTGGAAGATATATGTTATGGGAAAAATGCAGTAATTAGTCTTTTGGAGGAGCACCCCGAAAGATGTCTTTCAACTTATATCTCGACAAATGCCCACGGCGGAGTGTACCAAAAGATATTAGCGCTATGTAAAGAGAGAGGCATACCTTGCCACAGGGTTCCCAAAGAGCACTTGGATAGGCAGACAAATTTTTCTAACCATCAGGGGGTAATGGTTAAAACGTCACCTTTAGATGTGAGTGGGATGGAAAAATTTTATGAAATAACAGAGAGAGGAAAAGAAGGACCGTTGCTTTTCGTGGTTTTAGACCACGTAGAGGACGTGCAAAATTTTTCATCCATAATAAGGAGTGCTGAAGTGCTGGGGGCCGCTGCTGTTGTTTTCCCTAAAAGAAGGTCTGCATTGCCTACAGGGACAGTACTTAAAGTCAGCTCGGGGGCAGCTGCCAGGTTACCTTTGATAAGAGTAAACAGTGTGTTTCATGCCTTGGAGATAATGAAGGAGAATAATTTTTGGGTGATAGGTCTGGATATGGAAGGAGAAAACCTTTGCAATCTTGAACTCCCCAAAAGGTTAGTCCTAGTGGTGGGGAGCGAGGGTAGAGGTTTGAGTAAAACTGCTAAGAAAGCCTGCGATGAATTGGCAAAAATTCCCATGGCAGGCAAGACAGGATCACTCAATGCTGCAGTCGCAGCTTCCATTGGTATATATGAATGGAGAAGAAGTGTTGACAAGCTTTAA
- a CDS encoding membrane protease FtsH catalytic subunit (PFAM: FtsH Extracellular; Peptidase family M41; ATPase family associated with various cellular activities (AAA)~TIGRFAM: ATP-dependent metalloprotease FtsH~COGs: COG0465 ATP-dependent Zn protease~InterProIPR003960: IPR003593: IPR005936: IPR003959: IPR 000642~KEGG: tai:Taci_0848 ATP-dependent metalloprotease FtsH~PFAM: peptidase M41; AAA ATPase central domain protein~PRIAM: Microtubule-severing ATPase~SMART: AAA ATPase~SPTR: ATP-dependent metalloprotease FtsH;~TIGRFAM: ATP-dependent metalloprotease FtsH), which produces MGRMAKNLGLYLVLIVLVVSLVNLFLSPTHAPSEYEPISYSEFLSAFRSGQIESAEIDGNTIRGERLDGRKYTTIGVGVGELAKEMADKGVDVKVLPPQQAPWWASMMTSLFPTLLLIGAWIFILYHMQGGGNRVMGFAKSKAKLYLDNRPKVTFADVAGCDESKEELAEVVEYLKDPSKFSKLGAKIPKGVLLLGPPGSGKTLLARACSGEADVPFFSISGSDFVEMFVGVGAARVRDMFEQARKYQPCIVFIDEIDAVGRHRGAGLGGGHDEREQTLNQLLVEMDGFDENSGIILIAATNRPDILDPALLRPGRFDRQIVVDRPDLKGREAILRVHVKKVKLDDDVDLAVIARRTPGFVGADLANLVNEAALLAARQGKDKIGMAEFEEAIDRVIAGPERRSRLISEREKEIIAYHEVGHALVAKLIPGCDPVHKVSIIPRGHRALGYTLQLPEEDRFLMSKKELLNRISVLLGGRVAEELHFDDVTTGAQNDLERATQIARQMVTEFGMSDRLGPVTLGKKHHEVFLGRDIMEDRNYSDEVAYAIDQEVRRIIDECYEQVKNLLEQHRAVHVKVAKVLLEEEVIEGPRLDEILKENLVEEEAGTLSEETNSRGLEEANQEI; this is translated from the coding sequence TTGGGACGAATGGCAAAAAATTTAGGATTGTATTTGGTGCTTATAGTGCTCGTAGTGAGTTTGGTGAACTTGTTTTTGTCGCCAACTCACGCTCCGTCTGAATACGAACCGATTTCTTACAGCGAATTCCTATCTGCTTTCAGGTCAGGGCAGATTGAGTCTGCAGAAATAGATGGGAACACCATAAGAGGAGAAAGGTTGGATGGTAGGAAGTATACAACCATAGGAGTAGGCGTAGGGGAACTTGCGAAGGAGATGGCCGATAAGGGAGTAGATGTGAAGGTCCTACCTCCGCAACAAGCTCCGTGGTGGGCTTCGATGATGACTTCACTTTTTCCGACATTGCTTTTGATTGGGGCATGGATTTTCATTTTGTATCACATGCAGGGTGGAGGCAATAGAGTGATGGGCTTTGCCAAGAGCAAGGCAAAGCTTTACTTGGATAATCGGCCTAAAGTTACTTTTGCCGATGTTGCTGGTTGCGATGAATCCAAGGAAGAATTGGCGGAAGTGGTTGAATATCTCAAAGATCCTTCTAAATTTTCGAAGCTAGGGGCAAAGATCCCCAAAGGAGTGCTACTATTGGGACCCCCTGGCTCAGGTAAGACATTGCTCGCAAGGGCTTGTTCAGGTGAGGCAGATGTGCCCTTCTTTAGTATAAGTGGCTCTGACTTTGTCGAGATGTTCGTGGGTGTCGGGGCTGCTAGAGTTCGTGATATGTTTGAACAAGCGAGGAAATATCAGCCATGCATAGTTTTCATTGATGAAATTGATGCGGTGGGTCGCCATAGGGGAGCAGGTCTTGGTGGTGGCCACGATGAGAGGGAGCAGACTTTGAACCAGTTGTTGGTCGAAATGGATGGCTTCGATGAGAACAGCGGGATTATATTAATAGCGGCCACCAATAGGCCGGATATCCTTGACCCTGCTTTATTGCGACCAGGTCGTTTCGATAGACAAATAGTCGTGGATAGACCTGACCTTAAAGGCCGCGAAGCTATTCTTAGAGTGCACGTTAAAAAGGTTAAGCTTGACGATGACGTGGACTTAGCGGTCATAGCCAGAAGAACTCCGGGCTTTGTGGGTGCCGATTTGGCCAATTTGGTAAATGAGGCTGCGCTTTTGGCTGCACGACAGGGTAAAGATAAGATAGGAATGGCAGAGTTTGAGGAAGCCATCGACAGGGTTATCGCTGGTCCCGAAAGGCGAAGCAGGCTCATCTCTGAAAGGGAAAAGGAGATTATTGCTTATCATGAAGTCGGACATGCTCTTGTGGCCAAGCTTATACCTGGATGTGACCCTGTACATAAAGTTTCTATTATTCCTAGAGGGCACAGGGCTTTGGGGTACACCCTTCAGCTTCCCGAGGAAGACAGATTTTTGATGTCCAAGAAAGAACTACTCAATAGAATTTCGGTACTTCTGGGAGGGCGTGTTGCTGAGGAACTACATTTTGACGATGTTACCACTGGAGCTCAGAATGACCTTGAGAGGGCAACTCAAATAGCAAGACAGATGGTTACCGAGTTCGGCATGAGTGACCGTCTGGGACCAGTTACATTAGGTAAAAAACATCACGAAGTTTTCCTGGGAAGAGACATAATGGAGGACAGAAATTACAGTGACGAAGTCGCATACGCCATTGACCAAGAAGTGAGGAGAATCATAGACGAGTGCTATGAACAAGTTAAGAACCTGTTGGAGCAGCACAGAGCTGTCCATGTAAAAGTAGCGAAAGTGCTACTGGAGGAAGAGGTGATAGAAGGTCCACGGTTGGATGAGATATTGAAGGAAAACCTGGTGGAGGAAGAAGCAGGGACTTTGTCTGAAGAAACGAATTCAAGGGGATTGGAAGAGGCCAACCAGGAAATATAA
- a CDS encoding excinuclease ABC, A subunit (PFAM: ABC transporter~TIGRFAM: excinuclease ABC, A subunit~COGs: COG0178 Excinuclease ATPase subunit~InterPro IPR017871: IPR003593: IPR004602: IPR003439~KEGG: aco:Amico_0781 excinuclease ABC, A subunit~PFAM: ABC transporter related~SPTR: Excinuclease ABC subunit A;~TIGRFAM: excinuclease ABC, A subunit) has translation MSREIIVKGAREHNLKNINLKLPKDSLIVITGPSGSGKSSLAFDTICAEGQRRYIESLSSYARQFLGVQDKPDVDDIEGLSPTISIEQKGISHNPRSTVGTVTEVYDYLRLLFARVGVPYCPKCGRELKRYTVDQILEYLYRNFWGQKVEILSPVVMGKKGEFKNLFVQLQKKGFLRVKVDGYVYWLEEEIVLEKNKKHDIEVLVDKLTVNDKNRSRLAESVESAIDVSKGFVQIENGDGYKVVLSDRFVCPSCEVSFPELEPRLFSFNSPFGACPDCEGLGSHQYFSVELAIDKDAPLLEGGILPWAKKNHYMLRKLKALFESMGESLEGKSFNDLREDLQRIVVYGSPVKVPMKFMERGESIDYMGRYDGLIPWLQTRWRETESESVRNELLNYRDEDICKSCNGSRLREEARSVKIHGYSIVDFVNMPVEDLLDLLQRLPLDGNQAYIGEPIIDEIKKRLSFMVDIGIGYLSLSRRSDTLSSGESQRIRLATQIGAKLSGVLYVLDEPTIGLHSRDTERLVRILKSIRDLGNTVLVVEHDRDTMKMADHIVEIGPGPGEHGGRIVAQGAPEEIMKGDSLSAGYLLGTTSGIVHSSRERKPSGWLSFSKASENNLKEIDVQVPLGVLTCITGVSGSGKSTLLHEIIYKGLKKKLDKSYKGKAGRQGDIKGWEQLRNVVLIDQSPIGRTPRSNPATYTGVFTPIRELYAQLPEARIRGYKPGRFSFNVHGGRCEACHGEGEVKISMLFMPDVYVKCEVCNGTRYNRETLEVKFKGKSISDVLEMTVSEALEFFKDVPRISNKLSVLEQAGMGYMRLGQPATTLSGGEAQRVKLAEELSKRFKGNTLYLLDEPTTGLHYSDVKKLLLLIHKLVDSGNTVIVIEHNLDFIASSDYIIDLGPEGGARGGNVVVAGPLRQILEDERSYTALYLRKYLKEIGMTNYEEREE, from the coding sequence TTGTCTCGAGAAATAATAGTAAAAGGCGCGAGAGAACATAATCTTAAGAACATAAATTTGAAACTGCCCAAAGATAGCTTGATAGTAATTACTGGACCATCAGGATCTGGCAAGTCTTCTTTAGCGTTCGACACTATATGTGCAGAAGGGCAGCGACGATACATTGAGTCTCTTTCTTCTTATGCAAGGCAATTTCTTGGAGTTCAGGATAAGCCCGATGTTGATGACATTGAGGGCCTTTCCCCAACTATATCTATTGAGCAAAAAGGTATTTCTCATAATCCAAGATCCACTGTAGGGACAGTAACAGAGGTTTACGATTATCTGAGGCTTTTGTTCGCCAGAGTCGGGGTGCCTTATTGTCCTAAATGTGGTAGAGAGCTCAAAAGATATACTGTAGATCAAATTTTAGAGTATTTGTATAGAAATTTTTGGGGCCAAAAGGTGGAGATACTGTCCCCAGTAGTCATGGGCAAGAAGGGAGAGTTCAAGAATCTATTTGTACAGCTGCAAAAGAAGGGTTTTTTAAGGGTAAAAGTTGATGGATACGTTTATTGGTTGGAAGAAGAGATCGTTCTAGAGAAAAACAAGAAACATGACATCGAGGTGTTGGTGGATAAGCTGACTGTTAATGACAAAAACAGAAGCAGGTTGGCCGAATCAGTAGAAAGCGCCATAGATGTAAGTAAAGGGTTTGTGCAGATAGAAAATGGCGATGGCTATAAGGTGGTTCTCTCAGATCGTTTTGTATGCCCTTCATGCGAGGTTTCCTTTCCGGAGCTTGAGCCTAGGTTATTTTCTTTCAATAGCCCCTTTGGTGCTTGTCCAGATTGTGAAGGCTTGGGTAGCCATCAGTATTTCTCTGTGGAATTGGCGATAGATAAAGATGCCCCCCTTTTGGAGGGTGGAATATTGCCGTGGGCCAAGAAAAACCATTACATGCTGCGAAAGTTAAAGGCCTTATTCGAATCTATGGGCGAGAGCTTGGAAGGAAAATCTTTCAACGATCTAAGAGAAGATTTGCAAAGGATAGTTGTCTACGGTTCCCCTGTGAAAGTTCCCATGAAGTTCATGGAAAGAGGAGAAAGCATAGATTACATGGGACGGTACGATGGGTTGATACCCTGGCTTCAGACGAGGTGGCGTGAGACAGAGTCCGAATCAGTAAGAAACGAACTGTTGAATTACAGAGACGAGGACATATGTAAAAGTTGTAATGGTTCCAGATTACGAGAAGAAGCTCGCAGCGTAAAAATACACGGTTACTCTATTGTAGATTTTGTGAACATGCCTGTAGAAGACCTTTTGGATTTGCTGCAGCGATTGCCTCTGGATGGAAATCAGGCATATATTGGAGAACCCATAATTGACGAGATCAAGAAGCGTCTATCGTTTATGGTGGACATAGGGATAGGGTATCTTTCCCTTTCAAGAAGGTCAGATACTCTAAGCTCTGGGGAGAGTCAAAGAATTCGTTTGGCAACGCAAATAGGGGCCAAGCTCAGTGGAGTCCTATATGTACTGGACGAACCAACCATAGGGCTTCATTCGCGAGATACTGAAAGGTTGGTGAGGATTTTAAAGTCCATAAGAGACCTGGGCAATACTGTATTGGTAGTCGAACACGACAGGGACACCATGAAAATGGCCGACCATATAGTTGAAATTGGGCCTGGCCCTGGAGAACATGGGGGTAGGATAGTAGCTCAGGGGGCTCCAGAGGAAATAATGAAGGGGGACTCCCTTTCTGCGGGATATCTACTTGGAACCACTTCCGGAATAGTTCACTCTTCAAGGGAGCGTAAACCCAGTGGGTGGCTGAGTTTTTCTAAAGCTTCGGAAAATAACCTCAAGGAGATAGATGTCCAAGTCCCATTGGGAGTTCTAACATGCATTACGGGCGTTTCTGGATCGGGAAAGAGTACGTTGTTACATGAGATTATCTATAAGGGTTTGAAGAAGAAGTTAGATAAATCCTACAAGGGGAAAGCAGGGAGGCAAGGAGATATAAAAGGATGGGAACAGCTTAGAAACGTGGTCTTGATAGATCAAAGCCCCATCGGGCGGACTCCCCGTTCAAACCCAGCAACCTATACGGGAGTTTTTACCCCCATAAGGGAACTTTACGCTCAATTGCCAGAGGCTAGGATAAGAGGTTATAAGCCTGGAAGGTTCAGCTTCAATGTTCACGGTGGTCGCTGTGAAGCCTGTCACGGTGAAGGTGAAGTAAAGATATCAATGCTTTTCATGCCAGATGTGTATGTCAAGTGCGAGGTTTGTAACGGAACTAGGTACAATAGGGAGACCCTTGAGGTTAAGTTTAAAGGCAAAAGCATAAGTGACGTCTTGGAGATGACGGTCAGTGAAGCCTTGGAGTTCTTCAAGGATGTCCCTCGAATAAGTAATAAGCTCTCAGTGTTGGAACAGGCAGGCATGGGGTACATGCGATTAGGGCAGCCAGCTACCACCTTGAGTGGAGGAGAAGCTCAAAGAGTAAAATTGGCGGAGGAACTTTCGAAAAGATTCAAAGGCAACACCCTCTACCTTTTGGATGAACCTACGACGGGGCTTCATTATTCAGATGTAAAGAAACTTTTGTTGTTGATTCACAAGTTGGTGGACAGTGGAAACACTGTTATTGTGATTGAACATAATCTTGATTTCATAGCTTCCTCGGACTATATAATAGACCTTGGGCCCGAGGGCGGGGCAAGAGGAGGCAACGTGGTTGTGGCAGGACCTTTGCGTCAGATACTTGAAGATGAAAGATCTTATACAGCGTTGTATTTAAGAAAGTATTTAAAAGAGATAGGGATGACAAACTATGAAGAGCGAGAAGAATAA
- a CDS encoding Excinuclease ABC subunit B (PFAM: Helicase conserved C-terminal domain; UvrB/uvrC motif; Type III restriction enzyme, res subunit; Ultra-violet resistance protein B~TIGRFAM: excinuclease ABC, B subunit~COGs: COG0556 Helicase subunit of the DNA excision repair complex~InterProIPR014001: IPR001650: IPR004807: IPR006935: IPR 001943: IPR014021~KEGG: aco:Amico_0780 excinuclease ABC, B subunit~PFAM: helicase domain protein; type III restriction protein res subunit; UvrB/UvrC protein~SMART: DEAD-like helicase ; helicase domain protein~SPTR: UvrABC system protein B;~TIGRFAM: excinuclease ABC, B subunit), giving the protein MDERFKLVAPWSPEGDQPIAIAKLVEGYEKGLNKQCLMGVTGSGKTFTMACVIERLQLPVLVLAHNKTLAAQLYSEFKSFFPDNAVHYFVSYYDYYQPEAYVPSNDIYIEKDASINEKIEKLRLATTKALLERNDVIVVSSVSCIYGIGKKKNYEEAVLEIKTGMTLPRREFFKRLDHNFYKRNDYSLEPGTFRVRGNIIDIFPAYSDSAVRVIFEDEDVEEIMEIDPLSGKISGRKNRIRIYPSQHYITSGEAINKALKEIEKELEERLLVLRSEGKLLEAQRLESRTRYDMEMLKEVGYCSGIENYSRYLDGREPGEQPGTLLDFFPKDFLIIIDESHITIPQIRGMYNGDRARKQTLVDYGFRLPSCLDNRPLKWEEFEKYLRKVCFVSATPGDWELKVSDQVVEQVVRPTGVVDPEVEVAPASAQVDDLVGRLKDVIARGERALVTTLTKRSAEDMAEYFQELGLPVKYIHSELDAFERVELLKELRRGDIAVLIGVNLLREGLDLPEVSLVAITDADREGFLRSHRSLIQMIGRAARNTAGKVVLYADRLTDSIRAAVEETERRRRLQMEFNKQRGIEPKSISKKVISILPEELEMAGKLHSPDYREEKKLTKHELERLMWEAVERLDFERAAEIRDIINQRFAGGEELVSRNNSKRRERT; this is encoded by the coding sequence ATGGATGAGCGTTTCAAATTGGTTGCACCTTGGTCGCCAGAGGGAGATCAACCTATTGCCATTGCTAAGTTAGTTGAAGGTTATGAAAAAGGTTTAAATAAACAATGTTTGATGGGGGTCACTGGTAGTGGGAAAACCTTCACTATGGCATGCGTCATAGAAAGGTTACAATTGCCTGTTCTGGTCTTGGCTCACAATAAAACGTTGGCCGCTCAGTTGTACAGCGAGTTCAAGAGCTTTTTTCCTGATAATGCGGTCCATTACTTCGTGAGTTACTATGATTACTACCAGCCAGAAGCTTATGTCCCATCTAATGATATTTACATAGAGAAAGATGCATCTATCAACGAGAAGATAGAGAAATTGCGTCTTGCTACCACTAAAGCTTTGCTGGAACGAAATGATGTAATTGTGGTTTCAAGCGTTTCTTGCATTTATGGCATAGGCAAGAAAAAAAATTACGAAGAGGCGGTTTTGGAAATCAAAACGGGCATGACCCTTCCCAGAAGAGAGTTCTTTAAAAGATTAGACCATAATTTTTATAAGAGAAACGACTATTCTTTGGAGCCAGGAACCTTCAGGGTCAGAGGAAACATAATAGATATATTCCCTGCGTACAGCGATAGTGCGGTGAGAGTGATATTCGAAGATGAAGATGTTGAGGAAATAATGGAGATTGACCCCTTGAGTGGAAAAATATCAGGGAGGAAAAATAGGATTAGAATTTACCCCTCGCAACACTACATTACTTCTGGAGAGGCCATCAACAAAGCCTTGAAGGAGATAGAAAAGGAGCTTGAAGAGAGGCTTTTGGTTCTAAGAAGCGAGGGCAAACTTTTGGAGGCCCAAAGGCTTGAGAGCAGGACCAGATATGATATGGAAATGTTGAAAGAAGTCGGGTATTGTTCTGGGATAGAGAATTATTCTAGATACCTAGATGGCCGTGAACCTGGCGAGCAGCCAGGGACGCTGCTTGATTTTTTCCCCAAAGATTTTTTGATCATCATAGACGAATCTCACATAACTATTCCCCAAATAAGAGGAATGTATAACGGCGATAGAGCAAGGAAGCAAACATTGGTAGATTATGGTTTTAGATTACCATCATGTTTGGACAACCGACCTTTAAAGTGGGAGGAGTTTGAAAAATATTTGCGAAAGGTTTGCTTTGTGTCGGCGACTCCTGGAGATTGGGAGTTGAAAGTGTCTGATCAAGTGGTCGAACAAGTAGTCAGGCCTACAGGTGTAGTTGATCCTGAAGTTGAGGTTGCTCCAGCATCAGCGCAAGTAGATGATCTTGTCGGTAGGCTTAAAGATGTAATAGCTAGAGGTGAAAGGGCCTTGGTCACGACCCTGACTAAAAGGTCCGCAGAAGATATGGCAGAGTACTTTCAAGAGCTGGGGCTTCCGGTCAAATATATACATTCTGAGTTGGATGCCTTTGAAAGGGTGGAACTCTTGAAGGAGTTGAGAAGAGGGGATATTGCAGTCTTGATCGGGGTTAACCTTTTGAGGGAGGGCCTTGATCTTCCGGAAGTCTCTTTAGTTGCCATAACGGACGCAGATAGAGAGGGTTTTTTGAGATCTCATAGGTCTCTTATACAAATGATAGGCAGAGCAGCTAGAAATACTGCAGGTAAGGTTGTATTGTATGCCGACCGCCTAACGGACAGCATACGAGCTGCTGTTGAGGAGACAGAAAGAAGAAGGCGTCTCCAGATGGAGTTCAACAAACAAAGAGGAATAGAACCTAAATCAATCAGCAAGAAGGTTATTTCCATACTGCCAGAAGAACTTGAAATGGCAGGAAAACTTCATTCTCCTGACTATCGTGAGGAGAAAAAGTTGACCAAGCACGAGCTTGAGAGATTGATGTGGGAAGCAGTAGAGCGTTTGGATTTTGAGCGAGCTGCAGAGATAAGAGATATTATTAATCAAAGGTTTGCAGGTGGTGAAGAGCTTGTCTCGAGAAATAATAGTAAAAGGCGCGAGAGAACATAA